The following proteins come from a genomic window of Gossypium raimondii isolate GPD5lz chromosome 5, ASM2569854v1, whole genome shotgun sequence:
- the LOC105769967 gene encoding BTB/POZ domain-containing protein At1g30440 isoform X1 produces the protein MACMKLGSKTDAFKRQGQAWFCTTGLPSDIVVEVGEMSFHLHKFPLLSRSGVMERLIAEASEEGEEKCSICLPDIPGGAKTFELVAKFCYGVKLELTASNVVYLRSAAEHLEMTEEYGEGNLITKTETFLNQVVLRNWKDSLRALQTCDDIISYDDGLNVTKRCIESLAMKASTDPNLSGWPIMEYGGPMQSPGGSVLWNGISTGARVKNTSSDWWYEDASTLSFPRYKRLIAVMESRGIRQEIIAGSLTFYAKKYLPGLNRCQGATDTNSSTCVAPVALEAPPSEEDQKLLLEEIDRLLPIQKGLVPTNFLFGLLQTALILQVSPSYISNFEKRIGMQLDQATLEDLLIPNFSCSMETLYNVDCVQQILEHFLAMDQITGGASPSLVDDGQITASPSLTPVTLVAKLIDGYLAEVASDVNLKLPKFQALAASVPDYARHLDDGLYRAVDIYLKSHPWLSESEKEQLCQLMDCQKLSLEACTHAAQNERLPLRIVVQILFFEQLQLRTSITGCLLVSDNLDGSRQSGLAGPTERGWASTARENQVLKVGMDNMRTRVSELEKECSNMKQEIERLGRVKSFTWGNVSKRFGFKLKSRMCSAQEGSISNQNTESRKNEKLKDRQGQHKKNSTPKFR, from the exons ATGGCATGCATGAAACTTGGATCCAAAACTGATGCATTTAAAAGGCAAGGGCAGGCTTG GTTCTGCACGACTGGACTTCCTAGTGATATTGTTGTTGAAGTTGGAGAAATGTCCTTTCATCTTCACAAG TTCCCTTTACTCTCTAGAAGTGGGGTTATGGAAAGATTAATTGCAGAAGCAtctgaagaaggtgaagaaaagtGTTCCATATGCCTCCCTGACATTCCTGGAGGGGccaaaacttttgaacttgtcGCCAAGTTCTGCTATGGTGTGAAACTTGAACTCACTGCCTCAAATGTTGTGTACCTTCGAAGTGCTGCTGAGCATTTAGAAATGACCGAGGAATATGGGGAAGGCAATCTTATTACCAAGACTGAAACCTTCCTTAATCAAGTAGTCCTCCGAAATTGGAAAGACTCCCTGAGAGCACTTCAAACCTGTGATGATATTATCTCTTATGACGATGGACTGAACGTTACAAAAAGGTGCATCGAATCATTAGCCATGAAGGCATCTACCGACCCAAACCTTTCTGGGTGGCCCATAATGGAATATGGTGGTCCTATGCAGAGTCCTGGTGGAAGTGTGTTGTGGAATGGGATAAGTACAGGGGCTAGagtaaaaaatacaagttcagaTTGGTGGTATGAGGATGCATCAACTTTAAGTTTTCCTCGCTATAAGAGATTGATTGCAGTCATGGAATCTCGTGGTATCAGACAGGAGATCATTGCTGGGTCTCTTACTTTTTATGCAAAAAAGTATCTACCTGGTTTGAACAGGTGCCAGGGTGCTACTGATACTAATTCTAGTACCTGTGTGGCACCTGTGGCCTTAGAGGCTCCTCCGTCAGAAGAAGATCAGAAACTTTTGCTGGAGGAGATTGATAGGTTGCTTCCTATTCAGAAAGGCCTTGTCCCCACCAACTTTCTCTTTGGACTGCTTCAAACAGCCTTAATTCTTCAAGTAAGCCCCTCCTATATATCTAACTTTGAGAAAAGGATTGGAATGCAGCTTGATCAAGCAACACTGGAAGATCTCCTGATACCTAATTTCTCCTGTTCTATGGAAACACTATATAATGTTGACTGTGTGCAGCAAATTCTTGAACATTTTCTTGCAATGGACCAGATCACGGGTGGAGCCTCTCCATCTTTGGTTGATGATGGTCAGATTACCGCCTCGCCTTCATTAACACCAGTTACACTGGTAGCCAAGCTAATTGATGGGTACCTTGCAGAGGTTGCCTCTGATGTTAATTTGAAGCTCCCCAAGTTTCAGGCTCTTGCTGCTTCTGTTCCTGACTACGCCAGGCACTTGGATGATGGTCTGTATCGTGCAGTAGACATTTATCTGAAG TCACACCCATGGTTGTCTGAATCTGAGAAAGAACAACTATGCCAGCTGATGGACTGCCAGAAGCTCTCCTTGGAAGCATGCACCCATGCTGCACAGAATGAGAGACTGCCACTAAGAATAGTTGTCCAAATCCTGTTCTTTGAGCAGCTTCAGCTTAGGACTTCAATCACAGGTTGCCTTTTGGTTTCCGATAATCTTGATGGATCTCGACAAAGCGGGCTTGCAGGGCCCACGGAAAGAGGCTGGGCCTCAACCGCGAGAGAAAATCAGGTTTTGAAAGTAGGCATGGATAACATGAGAACACGGGTTTCTGAGCTTGAGAAGGAATGCTCGAACATGAAACAAGAAATCGAAAGGCTAGGTCGGGTAAAGAGCTTCACTTGGGGAAATGTCTCGAAGAGATTTGGATTCAAATTGAAGTCTCGAATGTGCAGTGCTCAGGAGGGTTCTATTAGCAACCAGAATACTGAAAGTAGAAAGAATGAGAAATTAAAAGACAGGCAAGGACAACACAAGAAAAACTCAACTCCAAAATTCAGATAG
- the LOC105769967 gene encoding BTB/POZ domain-containing protein At1g30440 isoform X2 — MSFHLHKFPLLSRSGVMERLIAEASEEGEEKCSICLPDIPGGAKTFELVAKFCYGVKLELTASNVVYLRSAAEHLEMTEEYGEGNLITKTETFLNQVVLRNWKDSLRALQTCDDIISYDDGLNVTKRCIESLAMKASTDPNLSGWPIMEYGGPMQSPGGSVLWNGISTGARVKNTSSDWWYEDASTLSFPRYKRLIAVMESRGIRQEIIAGSLTFYAKKYLPGLNRCQGATDTNSSTCVAPVALEAPPSEEDQKLLLEEIDRLLPIQKGLVPTNFLFGLLQTALILQVSPSYISNFEKRIGMQLDQATLEDLLIPNFSCSMETLYNVDCVQQILEHFLAMDQITGGASPSLVDDGQITASPSLTPVTLVAKLIDGYLAEVASDVNLKLPKFQALAASVPDYARHLDDGLYRAVDIYLKSHPWLSESEKEQLCQLMDCQKLSLEACTHAAQNERLPLRIVVQILFFEQLQLRTSITGCLLVSDNLDGSRQSGLAGPTERGWASTARENQVLKVGMDNMRTRVSELEKECSNMKQEIERLGRVKSFTWGNVSKRFGFKLKSRMCSAQEGSISNQNTESRKNEKLKDRQGQHKKNSTPKFR, encoded by the exons ATGTCCTTTCATCTTCACAAG TTCCCTTTACTCTCTAGAAGTGGGGTTATGGAAAGATTAATTGCAGAAGCAtctgaagaaggtgaagaaaagtGTTCCATATGCCTCCCTGACATTCCTGGAGGGGccaaaacttttgaacttgtcGCCAAGTTCTGCTATGGTGTGAAACTTGAACTCACTGCCTCAAATGTTGTGTACCTTCGAAGTGCTGCTGAGCATTTAGAAATGACCGAGGAATATGGGGAAGGCAATCTTATTACCAAGACTGAAACCTTCCTTAATCAAGTAGTCCTCCGAAATTGGAAAGACTCCCTGAGAGCACTTCAAACCTGTGATGATATTATCTCTTATGACGATGGACTGAACGTTACAAAAAGGTGCATCGAATCATTAGCCATGAAGGCATCTACCGACCCAAACCTTTCTGGGTGGCCCATAATGGAATATGGTGGTCCTATGCAGAGTCCTGGTGGAAGTGTGTTGTGGAATGGGATAAGTACAGGGGCTAGagtaaaaaatacaagttcagaTTGGTGGTATGAGGATGCATCAACTTTAAGTTTTCCTCGCTATAAGAGATTGATTGCAGTCATGGAATCTCGTGGTATCAGACAGGAGATCATTGCTGGGTCTCTTACTTTTTATGCAAAAAAGTATCTACCTGGTTTGAACAGGTGCCAGGGTGCTACTGATACTAATTCTAGTACCTGTGTGGCACCTGTGGCCTTAGAGGCTCCTCCGTCAGAAGAAGATCAGAAACTTTTGCTGGAGGAGATTGATAGGTTGCTTCCTATTCAGAAAGGCCTTGTCCCCACCAACTTTCTCTTTGGACTGCTTCAAACAGCCTTAATTCTTCAAGTAAGCCCCTCCTATATATCTAACTTTGAGAAAAGGATTGGAATGCAGCTTGATCAAGCAACACTGGAAGATCTCCTGATACCTAATTTCTCCTGTTCTATGGAAACACTATATAATGTTGACTGTGTGCAGCAAATTCTTGAACATTTTCTTGCAATGGACCAGATCACGGGTGGAGCCTCTCCATCTTTGGTTGATGATGGTCAGATTACCGCCTCGCCTTCATTAACACCAGTTACACTGGTAGCCAAGCTAATTGATGGGTACCTTGCAGAGGTTGCCTCTGATGTTAATTTGAAGCTCCCCAAGTTTCAGGCTCTTGCTGCTTCTGTTCCTGACTACGCCAGGCACTTGGATGATGGTCTGTATCGTGCAGTAGACATTTATCTGAAG TCACACCCATGGTTGTCTGAATCTGAGAAAGAACAACTATGCCAGCTGATGGACTGCCAGAAGCTCTCCTTGGAAGCATGCACCCATGCTGCACAGAATGAGAGACTGCCACTAAGAATAGTTGTCCAAATCCTGTTCTTTGAGCAGCTTCAGCTTAGGACTTCAATCACAGGTTGCCTTTTGGTTTCCGATAATCTTGATGGATCTCGACAAAGCGGGCTTGCAGGGCCCACGGAAAGAGGCTGGGCCTCAACCGCGAGAGAAAATCAGGTTTTGAAAGTAGGCATGGATAACATGAGAACACGGGTTTCTGAGCTTGAGAAGGAATGCTCGAACATGAAACAAGAAATCGAAAGGCTAGGTCGGGTAAAGAGCTTCACTTGGGGAAATGTCTCGAAGAGATTTGGATTCAAATTGAAGTCTCGAATGTGCAGTGCTCAGGAGGGTTCTATTAGCAACCAGAATACTGAAAGTAGAAAGAATGAGAAATTAAAAGACAGGCAAGGACAACACAAGAAAAACTCAACTCCAAAATTCAGATAG
- the LOC105769968 gene encoding BURP domain protein RD22, which translates to MEFNFFFIFILLILALCGVSHASADLPAEVHWKSVFPHTPMPKALKHRLLHPAAGNKPWVVTRKEDSINDGDYGNADPSMGFGRGSIISRTNITMYFFENDLYPGKKVKLEYFSKAKARNEVPFLSRRVAESIPFSSDEFPGILKLFSLKPESREAKAMNRTIAMCERRVIEGEDMYCAASLESLVDLSVRKFGNDIQVLSSEVEKETENQDFSVANEGTILMGEKDIVCHKMKYPYAVFLCHSLDKTAVYRVPLVGKHGTKANALAVCHRDTSAWNPNHIAFLLLKVKPGSVPICHFLMRESLVWVPNRFAH; encoded by the exons ATGgagttcaatttctttttcatcttcatTTTACTCATA CTTGCATTATGTGGGGTTAGCCATGCTTCAGCTGATCTACCAGCTGAGGTTCACTGGAAATCAGTGTTCCCTCACACCCCAATGCCAAAAGCCTTGAAACATCGTCTTTTACACCCAGCAGCAG GAAACAAACCTTGGGTTGTTACGAGGAAGGAAGATTCAATCAATGATGGCGACTATGGAAACGCTGATCCAAGCATGGGATTTGGACGTGGGAGTATTATTTCCCGAACCAACATAACTATGTATTTCTTCGAAAATGATCTATACCCTGGTAAGAAGGTGAAACTAGAATATTTCAGTAAGGCTAAGGCAAGGAATGAGGTTCCGTTCTTGTCTCGTCGAGTTGCAGAGTCAATACCCTTTTCGAGTGACGAGTTTCCGGGGATTTTGAAGCTCTTTTCGCTGAAACCTGAATCAAGGGAAGCTAAGGCAATGAATCGAACGATTGCAATGTGCGAGAGACGGGTCATTGAAGGGGAAGACATGTACTGTGCGGCGTCGTTAGAGTCGTTGGTGGATTTAAGTGTTAGGAAATTCGGGAACGATATTCAAGTGCTGTCAAGTGAGGtggaaaaagaaactgaaaaccAGGATTTTAGTGTTGCTAACGAGGGAACGATACTGATGGGAGAAAAAGATATAGTTTGCCATAAGATGAAATATCCCTACGCCGTGTTTCTATGTCATTCACTTGATAAAACAGCAGTGTATAGGGTTCCTTTGGTTGGAAAACATGGAACAAAAGCTAATGCTTTAGCTGTTTGCCATAGAGATACATCAGCTTGGAACCCAAAccacatcgcttttctgcttcTTAAAGTAAAACCAGGATCAGTCCCCATTTGCCATTTCCTCATGAGAGAGAGCCTCGTTTGGGTTCCAAATCGATTTGCTCATTAA
- the LOC105770771 gene encoding BURP domain protein RD22, with product MFFFQEDLHPGKRVNLPLLAKTWDLTTFLPQQVARSIPFSYNEFPQILNLFSLDPESMEANDMEQTINVCEREGLRGEEIFCATSFESFVDSSVSKLGKNIQLLANELAKETNNPVFTIGRGIQNMGEEELVCHKMSYPYAVFLCHSIDSTVVYKVPLVGMDGTKAKALVICHKDTSAWSPNHPVFEILKVKPGTVPICHFAVRDTLAWVRK from the coding sequence ATGTTCTTCTTCCAAGAGGATCTGCACCCTGGTAAGAGGGTGAATTTACCACTACTCGCCAAGACGTGGGACTTGACTACCTTCTTGCCTCAACAAGTTGCTCGGTCAATACCCTTTTCGTATAACGAGTTTCCTCAAATTCTAAATCTCTTCTCCCTGGATCCCGAATCAATGGAAGCCAATGATATGGAACAAACAATTAATGTTTGTGAAAGAGAAGGGCTGCGTGGAGAAGAAATATTTTGTGCCACTTCGTTCGAGTCGTTTGTTGATTCCAGTGTTTCAAAGCTTGGGAAAAATATCCAGTTACTAGCCAACGAGCTTGCGAAAGAAACTAATAACCCAGTGTTTACCATCGGAAGGGGAATACAAAATATGGGGGAAGAGGAGCTTGTTTGCCACAAAATGAGCTATCCATATGCTGTGTTCTTATGCCATTCAATCGACAGTACAGTGGTGTATAAAGTTCCACTGGTGGGCATGGATGGGACAAAAGCCAAAGCTTTAGTTATTTGCCACAAAGATACATCCGCTTGGAGCCCCAATCACCCTGTCTTTGAGATTCTTAAAGTTAAGCCAGGAACTGTCCCCATTTGCCATTTTGCTGTTAGAGATACCCTCGCCTGGGTTCGGAAATGA
- the LOC105770769 gene encoding BURP domain protein RD22-like — protein MEFRYVPIFAMALVLAVGATRHVALPAEMYWTSVFPNTPMPKALQNLLIPPAAAGNHMKAALANMIKRYKGILIPRYVTAYRIYENAAGNSKQEFGDGNMATNKDVFFFESKLRPGTKMNLKVLTSKASKTAFLPRPVADSIPFSTKKFAQVLKYFSVQPRSAESKILKKTIEDCETPTIEGEEKFCATSLESFVDFGVSKLGKDIQLLSAELEKETQNPEFSIGDQGVKLMGKSEIVCHKMDYAYAVSSATQLLKQTCIGFH, from the exons ATGGAATTTCGTTATGTTCCAATCTTCGCTATGGCGCTTGTT CTTGCTGTTGGAGCAACGAGACATGTTGCTCTACCAGCAGAGATGTACTGGACGTCTGTGTTTCCAAACACTCCAATGCCCAAAGCCTTGCAAAATCTTTTAATCCCCCCTGCTGCTGCTG GAAATCACATGAAAGCTGCTTTGGCTAATATGATCAAAAGGTATAAAGGAATATTAATCCCACGATACGTCACAGCTTATAGGATATATGAAAACGCAGCAGGCAATTCAAAGCAAGAGTTTGGAGATGGAAATATGGCAACCAATAAGGACGTTTTCTTTTTTGAGAGTAAGCTTCGACCTGGTACTAAGATGAACTTAAAGGTGCTAACCAGTAAAGCCAGCAAAACTGCTTTCTTACCGCGTCCAGTTGCGGACTCAATTCCCTTTTCAACTAAAAAGTTTGCGCAAGTCTTGAAATATTTCTCGGTGCAACCAAGATCTGCAGAatccaaaatactcaaaaaaacAATCGAGGATTGTGAAACACCAACCATTGAAGGAGAAGAGAAGTTTTGCGCTACATCATTGGAGTCTTTCGTGGATTTCGGTGTTTCTAAGCTGGGGAAAGACATCCAGCTTTTGTCAGCTGAGTTGGAGAAAGAAACGCAAAACCCAGAGTTTAGTATTGGTGATCAGGGGGTGAAATTGATGGGAAAATCGGAGATTGTTTGCCACAAAATGGATTATGCATATGCTGTGTCTTCTGCCACTCAATTGCTAAAACAGACGTGTATAGGGTTCCATTAG